The following proteins are co-located in the Spirosoma montaniterrae genome:
- a CDS encoding YciI family protein, giving the protein MEKFMLIFHDNAAATAIQPSPEEMQAEMQKWNVWIAGLAAQGKFIGTEGLMPFGKVVRGQESIVTDGPFTEGKEIIGGYAVVNADTLDEAIGLTAGCPILADNGAVEVRPIINFEQFA; this is encoded by the coding sequence ATGGAAAAGTTTATGTTGATTTTTCACGATAACGCAGCCGCCACGGCTATCCAGCCATCGCCCGAGGAAATGCAGGCCGAAATGCAGAAATGGAACGTTTGGATTGCCGGGCTTGCCGCTCAGGGGAAATTCATTGGCACCGAGGGGTTGATGCCCTTCGGCAAAGTAGTGCGTGGACAAGAGTCAATTGTTACTGACGGCCCATTTACCGAAGGGAAAGAAATTATTGGTGGCTATGCAGTTGTCAACGCCGACACGCTGGATGAAGCCATTGGTCTGACTGCCGGTTGCCCGATACTGGCCGATAACGGAGCAGTAGAAGTACGCCCTATTATTAACTTCGAGCAGTTTGCCTGA
- the secG gene encoding preprotein translocase subunit SecG gives MVTAIIVLICILTVLLILVVLIQNSKGGGLAGELGGLGSNQLMGVKKTTDLLEQITWGLGIGVMVLSLATYVLVDRTGTANFDSANVNRAQTQTLPSTAPAPGAPAGAATPQTTPGTSTSQP, from the coding sequence ATGGTAACGGCAATTATTGTCCTCATTTGTATTCTGACTGTTCTGCTGATTTTGGTTGTATTGATTCAAAATTCAAAAGGCGGTGGTTTGGCTGGTGAGTTGGGCGGCTTAGGCTCGAACCAACTGATGGGCGTGAAGAAAACCACCGATCTGCTGGAACAAATCACCTGGGGTCTCGGCATTGGTGTCATGGTTCTGTCGCTGGCAACCTACGTTCTGGTTGATCGCACCGGTACGGCTAATTTCGACAGTGCGAACGTGAATCGCGCCCAAACGCAGACACTGCCCAGTACGGCCCCGGCTCCCGGCGCTCCTGCTGGTGCAGCAACACCGCAAACTACCCCCGGCACATCGACTTCGCAACCGTAA
- a CDS encoding co-chaperone GroES — MVAEMESVKVNVKPLADRVLVEAAPAEEKTSFGIIIPDTAKEKPQRGTVVAVGAGKKDEPLTVQVGDTVLYGKYAGTEITVDGKEYLIMRESDIFAIL, encoded by the coding sequence ATGGTAGCAGAAATGGAAAGCGTTAAAGTGAACGTGAAGCCGCTTGCTGACCGGGTGCTGGTAGAGGCCGCACCGGCAGAAGAAAAAACCTCGTTCGGGATCATCATTCCCGATACGGCCAAAGAAAAACCCCAGCGTGGTACGGTTGTGGCCGTTGGTGCTGGTAAGAAAGACGAACCGCTGACGGTTCAGGTGGGTGACACGGTGTTGTATGGCAAGTATGCCGGCACGGAAATCACGGTCGATGGAAAAGAGTACCTCATCATGCGTGAATCCGACATTTTCGCAATCCTTTAA
- a CDS encoding sigma-54 interaction domain-containing protein, whose protein sequence is MNLQEIQSVKQRFGIIGNAPALNYAINVAMQVAATDLTVLITGESGSGKESFSKIIHSLSTRKHGQFIAINCGAIPEGTIDSELFGHEKGSFTGAVDSRKGYFETTNGGTIFLDEIGEMPMGTQARLLRVLENGEFIRVGSSKVQKTDVRVVAATNVNLLDAVEKGRFREDLYYRLNTVPIYVPPLRERGTDIELLFRKFTTDFAERYRIKPLQLTEGAKNLLISFPFPGNIRQLKNIAEQVSILESEQNKPIETDVLAKYLPQSQQPGRSLAVFPHNAGNAESLSERELLYKVLFDMRRDMNDLKRLVRDVLANEQDGRQLLHNNRDLFESIPPETGPLPDDGTRYLPALNGSTRPDMPTRPATPPSETYGSHPPVQLFDDVDGDINDVTVEDVTHETEDDDSLSLERQEKEMILKALRRNNNKRKYAAQALGISERTLYRKIKQYEIDEE, encoded by the coding sequence ATGAATTTACAGGAAATCCAATCTGTCAAGCAACGCTTCGGGATTATCGGCAATGCGCCTGCCTTGAACTACGCCATCAACGTAGCGATGCAGGTGGCTGCTACTGACCTGACGGTACTGATAACGGGCGAAAGTGGTAGTGGGAAAGAGTCGTTTTCCAAAATTATCCACAGCCTGAGTACCCGCAAACACGGTCAGTTTATTGCCATCAACTGCGGGGCCATTCCCGAAGGTACGATTGATTCGGAACTGTTCGGCCACGAGAAAGGGTCGTTTACGGGGGCCGTTGACTCGCGCAAGGGCTATTTCGAGACCACCAACGGCGGCACCATCTTCTTGGACGAAATTGGCGAAATGCCAATGGGAACGCAGGCCCGGCTCCTGCGCGTACTCGAAAATGGCGAGTTTATCCGGGTTGGCTCCTCGAAAGTGCAAAAAACCGACGTGCGCGTAGTGGCCGCTACGAACGTAAATCTGCTGGATGCGGTCGAAAAAGGGCGATTCCGCGAAGATTTGTACTACCGGCTCAATACAGTACCTATCTACGTACCCCCCCTGCGCGAACGCGGCACCGACATAGAACTGCTGTTTCGGAAGTTTACGACCGATTTTGCCGAACGTTATCGCATCAAGCCGCTCCAACTGACCGAAGGAGCCAAAAATCTGCTGATCAGTTTTCCGTTTCCGGGCAATATCCGTCAGTTGAAAAACATTGCCGAGCAGGTGTCGATTCTGGAATCAGAACAGAACAAGCCTATCGAAACCGACGTGCTGGCAAAATACCTGCCGCAGTCGCAGCAACCGGGGCGGTCGCTGGCGGTGTTTCCGCATAACGCAGGCAACGCGGAGAGTTTGTCGGAGCGGGAATTACTCTACAAAGTGCTGTTCGATATGCGCCGGGACATGAACGACCTGAAGCGTTTGGTGCGCGACGTGCTGGCGAATGAGCAGGATGGGCGGCAGCTTCTGCACAACAACCGCGACCTGTTTGAATCAATTCCACCCGAAACAGGGCCGCTCCCCGACGATGGAACGCGCTACTTGCCCGCCCTGAACGGTTCGACCCGGCCCGACATGCCCACCCGACCCGCAACACCGCCTTCTGAAACGTATGGCAGTCATCCGCCCGTTCAACTTTTCGATGATGTTGACGGCGATATCAACGACGTAACAGTAGAAGACGTAACGCACGAAACCGAAGACGATGATTCGCTCTCGCTCGAACGACAGGAGAAGGAGATGATTCTAAAAGCTCTCCGGCGTAACAACAACAAACGAAAATACGCGGCCCAGGCACTCGGCATCTCCGAACGCACGTTATACCGGAAAATTAAGCAGTATGAAATTGATGAAGAATAG
- a CDS encoding Rpn family recombination-promoting nuclease/putative transposase produces the protein METTYSDEQRFIPLISDYGFKTTFGNEANSLFLRTALQALIKSEAAIEHIQFLPNELSRLTLDSRSGIYDLACQDAQGRFFIVEMQLSKYPEFVQRMKFYSLYRFNTLVKKGDYAFEGLPTVYCIGILAESIFPTIMEYHNIAVLKNQHGELIDEQTTIITVELSKFDKSLASIQSDLDKLLYTMKTLHTVTDPTQYPKFWNEEWLRLAIDELDKRAMTPEERLDYEMTLAKNALAIRNVKKEIEAEVEAVKTESVRRALQKGLQPEIIAEINDVSVDFVRHVQDQITHEDD, from the coding sequence ATGGAAACCACTTATTCCGATGAGCAACGGTTTATACCGCTTATCTCTGATTATGGATTTAAAACAACCTTTGGCAACGAGGCCAACAGTTTGTTTTTACGAACAGCATTGCAAGCCTTAATTAAGTCTGAAGCAGCTATCGAACACATTCAATTCTTGCCGAACGAACTCAGCCGTTTAACGCTGGATAGCCGAAGTGGTATTTATGATTTGGCTTGTCAGGATGCCCAGGGACGCTTCTTTATTGTTGAGATGCAGCTAAGCAAGTATCCCGAATTTGTTCAACGTATGAAATTTTATTCGCTTTATCGGTTCAATACGTTAGTCAAGAAAGGAGATTATGCGTTTGAAGGGTTGCCCACCGTTTATTGCATTGGCATTTTGGCAGAATCCATTTTTCCAACAATCATGGAATACCATAACATAGCAGTACTCAAAAACCAACATGGAGAATTGATTGACGAGCAGACTACAATTATTACAGTAGAGTTATCTAAATTTGATAAATCGCTGGCAAGTATTCAATCAGACCTCGACAAACTGCTTTACACAATGAAAACGCTTCATACTGTTACTGATCCTACTCAATATCCTAAATTCTGGAACGAGGAGTGGTTGCGTCTGGCGATTGATGAGTTGGATAAGCGGGCCATGACTCCTGAAGAGCGATTAGATTATGAAATGACATTGGCTAAAAATGCCCTGGCTATCCGAAATGTAAAGAAAGAGATTGAAGCAGAAGTTGAAGCTGTTAAAACGGAGTCCGTGCGTAGGGCATTGCAAAAAGGGTTACAGCCGGAAATAATTGCCGAAATTAATGACGTTTCTGTTGATTTTGTTAGGCATGTGCAGGATCAAATAACGCATGAGGATGACTGA
- the lptE gene encoding LPS assembly lipoprotein LptE: MYSFTGTTLSPDIKTVTVNNFTLATAGGPANLPLTFNEKLKEYYQRYTNLKVVPLNGDMVLEGNITGYDLLAIAPTASDQAGVNRLQITVLTRFYNNKDETKNFEQSFSFYQDFPQNQTLSQNESRLVPKILDQLVLDIFNKTAADW; this comes from the coding sequence GTGTATTCTTTCACCGGCACCACCCTTTCGCCGGATATTAAAACGGTTACGGTCAATAATTTCACCCTGGCAACGGCGGGTGGCCCGGCCAACCTGCCGCTGACGTTCAACGAAAAGCTGAAAGAATATTACCAGCGATACACCAACCTGAAAGTAGTACCGCTCAACGGCGATATGGTGCTGGAAGGGAACATAACGGGTTATGACCTGCTGGCTATTGCGCCAACGGCCTCTGATCAGGCGGGCGTTAACCGGCTGCAAATCACCGTACTGACCCGATTCTACAATAACAAAGACGAGACGAAGAACTTTGAGCAATCGTTTTCATTTTATCAGGATTTTCCACAGAACCAGACGCTGAGTCAGAACGAAAGCCGCTTAGTACCAAAAATCCTGGATCAGCTCGTACTCGATATTTTCAATAAAACAGCCGCCGACTGGTAA
- the groL gene encoding chaperonin GroEL (60 kDa chaperone family; promotes refolding of misfolded polypeptides especially under stressful conditions; forms two stacked rings of heptamers to form a barrel-shaped 14mer; ends can be capped by GroES; misfolded proteins enter the barrel where they are refolded when GroES binds): MAKKILFDTEARDRIKKGVDTLADAVKVTLGPKGRNVILDKKFGSPAITKDGVTVAKEIELKDAMENMGAQLVKEVASKTADQAGDGTTTATVLAQSIYSIGVKNVAAGANPMDLKRGIDKAVKAVSENLAQQAKTVGDDFSKIAQVATISANHDEEIGTMIAEAMKKVGKEGVITVEEARGTETEVKTVEGMQFDRGYLSPYFVTNTEKMEAELDRPFILISEKKVSSMKELLPVLEQVAQTGRPLLIIAEDVDGEALATLVVNKIRGALKVAAVKAPGFGDRRKAMLEDIAILTGGQVISEERGFKLENATIDYLGQAEKILIDKDNTTIVNGVGQKEDITGRVNQIKAQIENTTSDYDREKLQERLAKLSGGVAILYIGAATEVEMKEKKDRVDDALHATRAAVEEGIVTGGGIALIRAISALDNVNAINEDEKTGVNIIRVALESPLRTIIANAGGEGSVVVNKVKEGEAGFGYNAKTDTYEDLFAAGIIDPKKVTRLALENAASIAGLLLTTECLIADEPEEAPAGGGHAHPGGGMGGMM, translated from the coding sequence ATGGCTAAGAAAATTCTTTTTGACACCGAAGCGCGTGATCGCATCAAAAAAGGCGTTGATACCCTCGCCGACGCGGTGAAAGTTACTCTCGGTCCGAAAGGCCGCAATGTTATCCTCGACAAGAAATTCGGCTCACCCGCCATCACCAAAGACGGTGTAACGGTAGCCAAAGAAATTGAGCTGAAAGACGCTATGGAAAACATGGGCGCACAGCTCGTGAAAGAAGTAGCCTCGAAAACGGCTGATCAGGCTGGCGACGGTACAACAACAGCTACCGTATTGGCTCAGTCGATCTATTCGATTGGCGTGAAAAACGTAGCTGCCGGTGCCAACCCAATGGACCTGAAGCGCGGTATCGATAAAGCTGTTAAAGCTGTTTCAGAAAACCTTGCTCAACAGGCAAAAACCGTTGGCGACGATTTCAGCAAAATTGCGCAGGTAGCTACCATCTCGGCCAACCACGACGAAGAAATCGGTACGATGATCGCCGAGGCCATGAAAAAAGTGGGCAAAGAAGGCGTTATCACGGTTGAAGAAGCACGCGGCACCGAAACGGAAGTGAAAACCGTAGAGGGTATGCAGTTCGACCGGGGATACCTGTCGCCCTATTTCGTGACGAACACCGAGAAAATGGAAGCCGAACTGGATCGCCCGTTCATCCTCATTTCGGAGAAGAAAGTGTCGTCGATGAAAGAACTGCTGCCAGTATTGGAGCAGGTGGCCCAAACGGGTCGTCCGCTGCTGATCATCGCTGAAGATGTTGATGGTGAAGCACTGGCAACGCTGGTAGTAAACAAAATTCGGGGTGCGCTGAAAGTGGCTGCTGTGAAAGCTCCTGGCTTTGGCGACCGCCGGAAAGCCATGCTCGAAGACATCGCCATTCTGACGGGTGGTCAGGTGATCTCGGAAGAGCGCGGTTTCAAACTCGAAAACGCTACGATTGACTATCTGGGTCAGGCCGAGAAAATTCTGATCGACAAAGACAACACCACCATCGTAAACGGTGTAGGTCAGAAAGAAGACATCACGGGCCGCGTGAACCAAATCAAAGCCCAGATCGAAAACACGACTTCGGATTACGACCGTGAGAAGCTGCAAGAGCGTCTGGCGAAACTGTCGGGCGGTGTGGCAATTCTTTACATCGGTGCAGCTACCGAAGTGGAGATGAAAGAGAAGAAAGACCGTGTTGACGATGCCCTGCACGCAACCCGCGCTGCCGTTGAAGAAGGTATCGTGACGGGTGGTGGTATTGCGCTGATCCGCGCTATCTCGGCTCTCGACAATGTTAACGCTATCAACGAAGACGAGAAAACGGGTGTTAACATCATCCGGGTAGCTCTTGAATCGCCCCTGCGGACCATCATTGCCAACGCTGGTGGTGAAGGTTCGGTAGTAGTGAACAAGGTAAAAGAAGGTGAGGCAGGCTTTGGCTACAACGCCAAAACCGACACCTACGAAGACCTGTTCGCGGCTGGTATCATCGACCCGAAAAAAGTAACGCGTCTGGCCCTCGAAAACGCAGCTTCGATTGCTGGTCTGCTGCTGACAACCGAATGCCTGATTGCCGACGAGCCAGAAGAAGCTCCGGCAGGTGGCGGTCATGCACACCCCGGCGGTGGCATGGGCGGCATGATGTAA
- a CDS encoding RNA polymerase sigma factor translates to MCEPQNSSQLVEHFFRQEAGRMASVLTCWLGFGRLGLAEDIVQDTLMQALHAWPAQGIPDNPRAWLYRVAKNRALDVLRREKQLRHVGDDQLSEFTETDAPDMERLFFDDELNDSQLRMLFACCHPALSAEAQQAMCLKILCGLSVREIAHAFLTAPDTIEKRLYRAKERIRQNNIELAVPAGVSLTSRLNSVLRSVYLLFNEGYASHQPDELIRYDLCAEALRLARLLTEHPRTSVPATYALLALLCFQAARFKARHTSTDDIILLAHQDRSLWDRDLIDRGQYYLNRAATGNQLTDYHLEAAIAACHSMAPTYETTNWPQILHYYDLLLVCKPSPVVALNRAVALARVAGPLQALADVTNLTGLDHSQYYHAVLGDLYAENQQPEPARHHYRRAQQLTFSLAEKTLLERKVASL, encoded by the coding sequence ATGTGTGAGCCGCAGAATTCCAGCCAGTTGGTCGAGCATTTTTTTCGGCAGGAGGCAGGCCGAATGGCATCCGTGCTGACCTGCTGGCTGGGTTTTGGGCGGCTCGGTCTGGCCGAAGACATTGTGCAGGATACGCTGATGCAGGCATTACACGCCTGGCCTGCCCAGGGCATTCCCGATAACCCACGGGCCTGGCTTTACCGGGTGGCCAAAAACCGGGCGTTAGACGTGTTACGGCGGGAAAAACAACTGCGGCACGTAGGCGACGATCAGCTTTCTGAATTTACCGAAACAGATGCCCCGGACATGGAACGCCTGTTTTTCGACGATGAACTGAACGACAGTCAGTTACGGATGCTTTTCGCTTGCTGCCACCCGGCCCTCTCTGCGGAGGCACAACAGGCTATGTGCCTGAAAATTCTCTGTGGGCTTAGTGTTCGTGAGATTGCACATGCTTTTCTGACAGCCCCCGACACCATTGAGAAGCGGCTGTATCGGGCCAAAGAACGGATTCGGCAAAACAACATCGAGTTGGCCGTACCTGCTGGTGTCAGCTTAACCTCCCGACTCAACAGCGTACTGCGGTCTGTTTATCTGCTCTTCAATGAAGGATATGCATCTCATCAGCCCGACGAACTCATTCGGTACGACCTCTGCGCCGAAGCCCTGCGACTCGCCCGGCTTCTGACCGAACACCCACGCACGAGCGTACCGGCCACTTACGCCCTGCTGGCCTTGCTGTGTTTTCAGGCTGCCCGGTTCAAGGCCCGACATACCAGTACAGACGATATAATTCTGCTGGCACACCAGGACCGCAGCCTATGGGACCGCGATTTGATTGACCGGGGGCAATATTACCTGAATCGGGCAGCTACTGGCAATCAGTTGACAGATTACCACCTCGAAGCAGCTATTGCCGCCTGCCATAGCATGGCTCCTACTTACGAGACGACCAACTGGCCTCAGATTCTGCATTATTACGATTTGTTGCTCGTCTGCAAACCCTCGCCAGTGGTTGCGCTCAACCGGGCCGTTGCGCTGGCGCGAGTAGCGGGACCATTGCAGGCTCTGGCAGACGTTACTAACCTGACCGGCCTCGATCATAGCCAGTATTACCACGCCGTACTGGGCGACCTCTATGCCGAAAATCAGCAGCCCGAACCAGCCCGGCATCATTATCGACGCGCCCAGCAACTAACCTTTTCCCTTGCGGAAAAAACGTTACTGGAGCGAAAGGTAGCCAGTCTCTGA